A region from the Silene latifolia isolate original U9 population chromosome 7, ASM4854445v1, whole genome shotgun sequence genome encodes:
- the LOC141592850 gene encoding F-box protein CPR1-like isoform X1 codes for MAAFLPRELITEILTKLPVKSLHRFKCVSKSWNSLITSSKFIKQHLHQTLISNTNIIISTNSIASAAISTVKLRFDIVNHPLNNISHCPPVTISGSVHGVFLLVDSSKKTICLFNPSNKTNRLVPPAPSQKPASDDFDIVEVFGFGYDSVTDDYKIVRLAQWENCERSGFYTETSVYSMRNDSWKSVYDETVEVGLYPLQETNAIVVEELLWFVMISWDSVQVLKCFDLRTSTFSLVDFPEYDCGNMTVSLRSLRGCLCLLVSYHKHRVDPDKYVGDPFFNRKFLYGDVWEMKDCKWVKLFRVRKNEIHKQCMFLRLVTYSKDEKSMLIEVDGAWFGWYDLVTKKFKRVSVHGLEAVDSPYVAYPYVETLVSVVNNKVVSKKEGTRPKKTIKKNDFLSRDSSLSCDN; via the exons ATGGCGGCATTTCTACCAAGAGAACTTATCACAGAAATCCTCACAAAACTTCCTGTTAAATCCCTTCATCGTTTCAAATGTGTCTCAAAATCATGGAATTCCCTAATTACTTCCTCAAAattcatcaaacaacatcttcaTCAAACCCTAATCTCTAACACCAACATCATCATCTCTACAAACTCCATCGCCTCTGCCGCCATATCCACTGTCAAACTCCGCTTTGATATCGTAAACCATCCTCTAAATAACATCTCTCACTGTCCCCCTGTCACCATATCCGGAAGCGTCCATGGTGTCTTCCTCCTTGTTGACTCCTCTAAGAAAACTATCTGTTTATTCAATCCGTCAAACAAAACGAATCGTTTAGTCCCTCCTGCTCCGTCTCAGAAGCCGGCTTCTGATGATTTTGACATTGTGGAGGTGTTCGGGTTTGGGTATGATAGTGTTACAGATGATTACAAGATTGTTAGGTTAGCTCAGTGGGAAAATTGCGAAAGGTCGGGTTTTTATACGGAGACGTCTGTTTATAGTATGCGGAATGACTCATGGAAATCGGTTTATGATGAGACAGTGGAAGTCGGTTTATATCCTCTTCAGGAGACCAATGCTATTGTTGTTGAAGAGTTATTGTGGTTTGTCATGATTTCCTGGGATTCTGTGCAGGTGTTGAAATGTTTTGATCTTAGGACTAGTACGTTTTCGCTTGTCGATTTTCCCGAGTATGATTGTGGTAACATGACGGTGAGTTTGAGAAGTTTACGCGGATGTTTATGCTTGCTTGTTAGTTACCATAAGCATAGAGTTGACCCGGATAAGTATGTGGGCGACCCGTTTTTCAACCGTAAGTTTTTATACGGGGATGTGTGGGAAATGAAAGACTGTAAGTGGGTTAAGCTGTTTAGGGTTCGAAAGAATGAGATTCATAAACAGTGTATGTTTCTTAGGCTTGTTACTTACTCGAAAGACGAGAAGAGTATGTTGATTGAGGTTGATGGTGCTTGGTTTGGGTGGTATGATTTGGTGACTAAAAAGTTTAAGAGAGTTTCGGTTCATGGGCTGGAAGCTGTGGATTCGCCTTATGTGGCTTATCCCTATGTGGAGACCCTTGTTTCGGTTGTGAATAATAAGGTGGTGTCGAAGAAGGAAGGAACTCGGCCTAAGAAGACCATTAAGAA GAACGATTTTCTGTCTCGGGATTCAAGCTTAAGCTGTGACAACTGA
- the LOC141592850 gene encoding F-box protein CPR1-like isoform X2 yields MAAFLPRELITEILTKLPVKSLHRFKCVSKSWNSLITSSKFIKQHLHQTLISNTNIIISTNSIASAAISTVKLRFDIVNHPLNNISHCPPVTISGSVHGVFLLVDSSKKTICLFNPSNKTNRLVPPAPSQKPASDDFDIVEVFGFGYDSVTDDYKIVRLAQWENCERSGFYTETSVYSMRNDSWKSVYDETVEVGLYPLQETNAIVVEELLWFVMISWDSVQVLKCFDLRTSTFSLVDFPEYDCGNMTVSLRSLRGCLCLLVSYHKHRVDPDKYVGDPFFNRKFLYGDVWEMKDCKWVKLFRVRKNEIHKQCMFLRLVTYSKDEKSMLIEVDGAWFGWYDLVTKKFKRVSVHGLEAVDSPYVAYPYVETLVSVVNNKVVSKKEGTRPKKTIKKDDFLSLGFKLKL; encoded by the exons ATGGCGGCATTTCTACCAAGAGAACTTATCACAGAAATCCTCACAAAACTTCCTGTTAAATCCCTTCATCGTTTCAAATGTGTCTCAAAATCATGGAATTCCCTAATTACTTCCTCAAAattcatcaaacaacatcttcaTCAAACCCTAATCTCTAACACCAACATCATCATCTCTACAAACTCCATCGCCTCTGCCGCCATATCCACTGTCAAACTCCGCTTTGATATCGTAAACCATCCTCTAAATAACATCTCTCACTGTCCCCCTGTCACCATATCCGGAAGCGTCCATGGTGTCTTCCTCCTTGTTGACTCCTCTAAGAAAACTATCTGTTTATTCAATCCGTCAAACAAAACGAATCGTTTAGTCCCTCCTGCTCCGTCTCAGAAGCCGGCTTCTGATGATTTTGACATTGTGGAGGTGTTCGGGTTTGGGTATGATAGTGTTACAGATGATTACAAGATTGTTAGGTTAGCTCAGTGGGAAAATTGCGAAAGGTCGGGTTTTTATACGGAGACGTCTGTTTATAGTATGCGGAATGACTCATGGAAATCGGTTTATGATGAGACAGTGGAAGTCGGTTTATATCCTCTTCAGGAGACCAATGCTATTGTTGTTGAAGAGTTATTGTGGTTTGTCATGATTTCCTGGGATTCTGTGCAGGTGTTGAAATGTTTTGATCTTAGGACTAGTACGTTTTCGCTTGTCGATTTTCCCGAGTATGATTGTGGTAACATGACGGTGAGTTTGAGAAGTTTACGCGGATGTTTATGCTTGCTTGTTAGTTACCATAAGCATAGAGTTGACCCGGATAAGTATGTGGGCGACCCGTTTTTCAACCGTAAGTTTTTATACGGGGATGTGTGGGAAATGAAAGACTGTAAGTGGGTTAAGCTGTTTAGGGTTCGAAAGAATGAGATTCATAAACAGTGTATGTTTCTTAGGCTTGTTACTTACTCGAAAGACGAGAAGAGTATGTTGATTGAGGTTGATGGTGCTTGGTTTGGGTGGTATGATTTGGTGACTAAAAAGTTTAAGAGAGTTTCGGTTCATGGGCTGGAAGCTGTGGATTCGCCTTATGTGGCTTATCCCTATGTGGAGACCCTTGTTTCGGTTGTGAATAATAAGGTGGTGTCGAAGAAGGAAGGAACTCGGCCTAAGAAGACCATTAAGAA GGACGATTTTCTGTCTTTGGGATTCAAGCTTAAGCTGTGA